GGAAAAAAACAATACCCGATACTAATTGAAATGCCAATCTTGTGCTTTTCTATGATGAAAGGCTTTTCGATGTTCTCTAATATGCGGTAGGCAAGGTCAGAGGCTGAAAATGTATCATCTTCAATTTTCAAAATGGCTGTAAATTCATCGCCTCCTATTCTGGCAATTGTATCCCCTGCCCTGACCAAGGACATAAGGCGCTTTCCTATATTATGCAGCAACAGATCACCAACATAATGTCCATACGTATCATTCACAGATTTAAACTTATCAAGGTCCATATAGAAAATTGCAATTTTATTCTTCTTATTATTTTTAGATTCTTCAATGATGTTTTTAATCCTATCGAGATAGAGAGTTCTATTAGGAAGTTTAGTCAAAGGATCATAAAACGCTAAATGTAGTTTCTTTTTAGAGTCTTCTTTTAAAAAACTGATGTCAGAGAAGATGGCCACATAATAAAATTTCTTTTTTTCTTGTGGAACGGTTGAGATAGTTAAAAACTCTGGATAAATTTCTCCTGATTTACGACGATTCCATATTTCTCCTTCCCAATACCCTTTTTTGGTGATCTGCCCCCACATATCTTGATAAAATTTTTTGTCATGTTTCCCTGAATGAAGCAGCCCTGGATTGTTTCCTTTTGCTTCTTGTTTTGAATACCCTGTTATTCTTGTAAAGGCAGGATTTGTGTAAAGAATCGTTGAGTTTTGATCGGTAATAACAACACCATTACTGACATGATCAAAGATAGGACATTGTCCTAAATCGAATATAATATTAGGTATCAGAAAATTTTTTCTTGTCACCTTGTAAGCCCCTTATTTTAATACTAGTGTATGATCAATATAGAAAAAAGTGTCAAGTTTTTCTCTAGTTTTTTGCCTCATAGTCTTTAGCTCTTTGTAAAAATATCTCGTATTGAGGCAAGCAATGTAGAAAATTTGTAAGGTTTTGCTATAACCACTTCGTTTCTACCATTCAGCAGGGCTGCCTTAGGAAACCCTGTCGTAAATATAATTTTCAGCGATGGGAGAAGTTTTGTCGCTTTATCGGCCAAGTCAACACCATTCAACTCTCCTGGCATAACTATGTCAGTGAATAAAAGATCTATGTTTGGTGTCTTTTTCATAATACTAAGAGCCTCTTCTCCAGATTGCGCTTCTAGCACCTTATACCCGTGTTTTTTGAGAAGATGTACGGCTACGACTCTTACGTTTTCTTCATCTTCAACGATGAGAATTGTTTCGTGTCCTTTAAAGTTGCTAAAATCAATTGCATCTTCTTCTTCGGCTGTTTCCATATTAGATTCCATTTTATGGAAATATAGAGTGACGGTCGTTCCCTCACCTACAGTACTCTCTACGTGGATCACCCCTTGAGATTGTTGAACAAACCCATAAACCATACTTAACCCTAAACCGGTCCCTTTCCCCACTTCTTTTGTAGTAAAAAAAGGTTCAAAGATTTTACTGATCATTTCTTGTGGAATTCCTTTGCCGGTATCAATAACAGAAATCGTGACATACTCACCTTTTTGCACGCGAAAACCGTTATTCCCTCTGTCTTCTTTTATAACGATATTCGACACTTGAAACGTTAACGTTCCTTTGTTATCCATAGCATCGCGTGCATTGAGAGCCAGATTGATAATGGCAGTCTCCAAAAGCGAGGGATCAACCCATATTTTCCATACGTCGTCCTCTATCATACTCCTGATCTCAATATTCACTCCAAGAACTGGCTTTAAAAGCAGTGTAATATTGGAAAAGAAGGTTTTAATATTAAGGATGGAAGGCTTAATAGGTTGTTTCTTGGCAAAAGTTAAAAGTCCTCTTGTCAATGAAGCGCCTCTAGTCACTGCATTTGCGGCCGCTTTTAACCGTTGCTTTTCGAAAGATCCTTCTGCAAACTCCGTTTGTAAAAGATCTAAATTACCCTGGATCACCATTAAAATATTATTAAAGTCATGGGCAATTCCCCCTGTTAATTGTCCCAATAAATCCATTTTTTGGAGTTGAAGATAATTTTGCTCCAATTCCTTTCTTTCTGTAACATCTTGTACGATTCCAGAAATTTCTAGAGGGACATGATTGATAGATTTCACTACGCCTGCTTCAAGTAGAATATAGCGGCTAAGACCCCCGTTATTTTTTAAGGAATATATTTCTGACAAAATAGGTTTACCGCTTCGTAAAGCAGTAAGAGATCGATGAAGATTGTTTTGATCAGAAGGTGCAATCTTTAAAAATAAATCGGAAGGAGTCTTTAGTTGGGAGTTAACCTCTAATTTTAAGATGCTTCTCACTTCCTCTGAGCACCAAATGGTATTCGTCGTCAAATCCCATGTCCAACTGCCCATTTTTGCTACTTTTTGAGCCAACATCAGATTTTTTTGAATAGATTCTAATGAACGCGTTTTAGCAATAATAATATATAAAAGATATAAGGCCCAACTTACAAAACAGGAAATCATTAAACCAAACAAAATAGTAATCTTTGTTAATGGCGTTGCAAAAATAGAAACACGGTGTTGCCTCTTTCCTATTTCAAGAAAGAAAGAAAGGTTAGGATCATGAAGAGCAAGCTTAAAACTTCTCTTTTCGAGTGCAGATGTTTGACCAGACTCAAAATTTGAATAGATAAGATTTTTACCTTCGTAAAGAGCGACATCATAATCATTGTAATTTTTTTCTAATAAATTACTATAAAGTTGCTTTAAAGTGAACGTAGCAATAACAAATCCTTGGTTTTTATTCTCTATAGTAATAGGCATGCCTATTAACAACGCTTGTTCTTCTTGAGAAATTTTTAATGAACCTAAAAATTGGGGAGCGTTAGAAAGAGTTGTCGCACTTGCAGAGAGAACATCTAACCTATTTTTTATCTCTTGAAGGTTTTCTTTCGATAAAAATGAATGAAGTGTAATGTCCAAGGTACCTTCTTTGCTCTTAATCCACGCGATATCTTCAAATCTTGGAAAACTTTCTAAAACAATTTCTATTGTATTGAGTAAAGATTGCGGCGAAATAGAAGAAACGGTCGCAACTTTTTGATTGATTTTTTGAAGAGCACTCAACGTCGTATTGATTTTATCTTCAACGAATATTCTAATAATTTTTGCATCCGTATCTATTTTCTCATGGATATATTTTTGTTCTGTAGATAATATTCCTGAGAGCAAAAGAATCGTCGTAACAAAAAAAGCAATCCCCCCTTCTAAAGAGTAATATCTAAAAACATTGAGATTTTTTGTACGCGCAACGTATTCAATATAAGCCCTTGTTCCTATAGACAGGAAAATAAGACCTAAAACAGTTGGGAGCGCCATTCCCAAATATCTATAAACAACTGTTATTCCAATCAAATAGCCCAAAAATGTGGCGAAACCTATAATAAAGACAAAGAGATTTAAAAATATAGGAAACAACAGAGAGATTTTAAATCGTTGATACCCTTGCAAAATAATTAAAGTTAAGGAAAATAGTATAAATGCAAGACAAGTTTCTGGGGCCAGACGACCAGGATATTGAGTTGCTGTCGTATTATAAGGTTCTATAAGAAGCTGATCAATTCCTAGGTTAATGTTAAAAATATATTGAGATAAAATAACCGTACTAAAGAGCCCTATCAATACTGCGCAACTAAAAGAAATATACTTCCAATTTCTGTTGAGCGCTAATAAGGCAATCCCGCTAAAAATAAATAAAAGCGCTGTATTAGTGGTCATAGCAATATAGCTAGCTTTTATCTGCATTAACAAAATGTTGTTGGTGTACCAACCAATCATTACAATGACGCCAGTGAATATAGTAAGAAGAGAAAAAGACACGCTAATAAATGGCATTCTTTTTATACCTACATTTAAGAGCCAAATTTGAATTTTTGGTTTTTATCTAAATGAGTGTTGATCCAATCCTGAAGATCTTCAACACTGAGAGCATTACTAAAATAATACCCTTGTCCTTCATCACACCCTAATTCCTTTAATTTTTTATAAACTTCAAAGGATTCAATTCCCTCTGCTACGACTTTAAGACCTAAAGCATGCGATAAATTAATAATTGCTTTCGTGATCACCAGGGATTCTGAATTAGAAAATAGGTCCAAAATAAAGCTTTTATCAATTTTTATTTCAGTAAATGGAACACGATGTAGCGTTAATAGAGAAGAATACCCAGTTCCAAAATCATCAAGAGCAATTTTAAAACCTTGAATGCGCAGCTTCGTCAAAATACTTAATTTTGAAATTGAATCTTCTGTAATGCCGTAACTTTCCGTAATTTCCAGACAAATCTCATTAGGACTGATTTTATAAGCTTTAATTTTTTCATGTAATTGCTCTAAAAACAAAGAGTCATTTAAGACAGGCAAAGAAATATTAATCGCAAGTGAATACATTTCTTCCTGTCGCCATAGCGCATAATCTTTAAAAGCGTTATCAAGCATAAAAAATGTTAATTCTTTGATAAAGCCTTCTTCTTCAGCAATCGGAATAAAAATACTAGGTGAAATAAAATCCTTGTTAAAAGGAGTCCAACGCAGAAGGGTCTCAACACCTATAAACTTTCCTGATTGAATGGAAATTTTTGGTTGATAGGCAACGAACATTTCATTTTGTTCTACAGCATTTTTAATGCTTTCAGTATCAGGAAAACGGCTATCTTTCTTTGCTTTCTCTATCAATTCAACAAAATCTTTAAGATTAAAAGGCTTGTGAAGAATCCCTGAGATAGAGAGCCCCCTCGTGTCTCCAAGGTGCTTCGCTATGTGTAGAACTTTTTCATCTTGACCACTCATAAGAATTATAGGAGTCGAACATTTTTCCAGTATAAGGAACTCTAAAAGCTCTATACCATTATGGTCTCCGAGCTTTAAATCAATGAAAATAAGATGAGGTGTAACAGTTGGATAAAGTTCTTTGAATCCAGAAGCTGTATACGTTGCATAAACCTTATAGCCCATTCTTTCAGCAGCTACTTGAAGAAGCTCTATAATTTGAAAGTCATCATCGACTATGAGAAGACTAGGGATGTGCATTGTTTTATCCCTCCCTGAATATAGCTCTTAATTATTAACTATATCGAAAAAATATAAATAATTTATTTATATCGAGAAGCATAACTCCTAAACCCAAATGAATACTCAATGATAATTATGATGTGAATCTTTCATTAGCGATCACTCCGACCATTTTTTCGATGCCAAGATCCATAGTAAAGGAGTAAAGTTAAAAGAAAATTAAGGCTGAATAAGGCTAATCTCAATTCTTTCCTTAAAAGCTCCGATGTTTTTCCTTTTGAGCGTAATCCCCCCTACTTCAGCCGTTGATTTAACATGCGTACCACCACAAGGAACCTTAGAAAAACCCTCTATTTCCCAAAAACGTCTTTGAGATTCAATATCAGAAAATCCAGTTTTAATAAGAGCATCTTTCGCAATGATGCTCTTGTATTCGTTTAATATCTCAGCAAAAATGGTTGAAATATTCTTATCGTACACAAAATCTATACGTGCTTTATCTTCCCCAATATGAGCGCCTATTTTTTCAAGAGCTAACTTACGTGTTACAAGCTCGAGCACTAATTCAGCAGCAAAATGTAAACGCATCAGTTTATATCTGCGTGGCCAATTAATCTCCATCAAGACTCCATCTCCAGGATTAAGTCCATGACCTTCTTCTAATACATAAAAAATGAGCTTATCTTCTATAACTGAATCAAGAACTGAAAGACCATTAATAAATGTTTGATCGCTCTCCTGTCCCCCTGAGAATGAAAACGCAATGGTCTCCGCTAATAAAATTTTGTTTCCTGTTACAGAAGTGACTTTTGTATTTAAAACCTTTTGATAGGGATTTTCCCAAAAAACCTTACGCATGCAGTGGATCCATTGAAGTTTGTCTTAGTAAATAGATATAATTTCTTTTCCACATCTTCTGAACAAAAATCTTTCATGATTATTATTTTCTAAAGCTCGCCGTTAATTCAATGTGACTAGACCAAAGAAATTGATCAAGGGGTGTAATTGGCCCCATCTGATAACCTCCCAAGACTAATTCACGCGCATCGCGTGCAAATGAAGCTGGATTGCAGGAGATCATTATCACTAATGGGACATTAGACTTTGCCAATACTTTACATTGACTAAAAGCGCCTACTCTTGGTGGATCGAGTACAACACAATCATAGCCACTAAGCTCTTTTTCTTTTAAAGGATTGGTAAAAAGATTGCGTTCAAATATATGAATAGGACGTTTTGAAGCTTGAATTGCTTTTCGCAGAGCTATGAGAGCTTTCGGATCCATTTCATAAGCGTCTACAGGACAAAAACGTGCCAAAGGAAGAGAGAGAGTCCCTCTTCCACAAAATAGATCTGCTGCTCTTTTACACGGAGACTTAATTTCGGCTTGAATTATTTTAGCCAAGGTTTCATCAATCAATTCACTAACCTGCAAAAAGCTATCTGCTTCAACGTCGACCATGACTTGATCAAAAGAGACTTGAGGTTGACGAAAGCAAACAACGGTTTCTTGGGTATCTTCTGATTTTATACTTAGCCTTGCAAGGTTTTGAGATCTGGCAAATTCAACGAGCATTTCTCTCTCATGGAGTTCAAGCTCACGAGGTGCTTTAAATTTAAAGATTAGGTCGAGACCAGATTGGGTGTCTGTTATTAATATTTCTGCCTTCTCTTGTTTATAAAAAAATTTCTGACAAAAGCTTTTTAAAGGCGTGATCAACGTTTCAATTGAAGGAGTAACCAAGGGACAACAGTCAATAGACACAATATCATGACTTTCACGCTTATAATATCCCAGCAACACCGTACTTTTCGTTTTATGCGCTTTCAAGCTAACCCGTCGTCGACTGTTGGGAGGAATATAAACGATAGAGTTCATTGTAATATTTTGAAAACCTTGTTGATTTAAAGCGCCTATAATTTTATTAGCCTTAAAGTCTCGATAGCTTTCCCGATCTAAGTGCTGAAGAGAGCATCCTCCACAAACAGTAAAATACGGGCATGATGGGGGGATTCGAAGAGGACTCGCTTTTATAATATCAAGAAGATTTGCTCGTGTTTGACCATGATCCACAATCTCAACACGAACTTCTTCACCTGGCAACGTATAAGGAACAGCAATCATTTTTTGATCAAGTCGTGCCACCCCATCACCATGATGGCCGAGACTTTCGATGGTGAGTATCTTTTCTACTCTATTTTTCATGCTCTTCTAAGGACATCTATTACGTTTGACCTATCTTTGCACCCATAGGAATTTTTTGTATACATAAAAAATTATTATGGTTGTTTTTGTGCATAGAATAGAAATTCTTCTTACGATCAAAAGAAAAAATCTAAAGATTTTAAGACACTGCCGATAGAGACTTTACACGTATGTTTTCTTTAAAATATCTCTCAATATCTTCTTTAATCAAAGGTTTACTAAAGTAATACCCTTGAGCCTGTTGACATTCTTGTTGCTTTAAGAAGTTAAGGTGTGTGCTCGTTTCAACTCCTTCAGCGACCACTTCTAAATCTAAGCTATTCGCCATAGAAATAATAGCTCTAATCAATACATCATCATTTCGATTTTGCCCAATGTTATGAACAAAGCTCTGATCTATCTTAAGGCGGTCAACAGGGATTTTTCTGAGATAATTTAGAGTATTAGTGCCTGTTCCAAAGTCATCGAGAGCAATTCGTATTCCATAGTTCTTTATTTCTTCAATTTTATTAATTTCATCAATATTACCAATAATAATATTTTCCGTAAGTTCTATCTCAAGATATTGTGGTTCAAGACCGGTTTCTTCAAGAATAGATTTTATAAAACTCACAAAATTAGGTTGCCTAAATTGTTGATTTGCTACGTTTACAGCTATATAAATTTTTGGATACCCTTGATCTTGCCATGCTTTATTTTGCTTGCAAGCAGTTCTCAAAACCCACTCACCAATTGGAATAATTAGTCCTGTTTCCTCAGCAAAAGGAATAAAATCAATTGGTAACATCAAACCATATTTGGGATGGTTCCAGCGAATAAGTGCTTCTACACCACTAATAACATTCGTTTCTAAATTTAATTGTGGCTGGTAGCATAAAAAGAACTCATCGTTTTGAATAGCATGCCTTAGCTCCGTTTCTCGTTCAAATCGTAATAAGCTCTGTTGATTGAGCTCTGGAGTATAAAATTGAAAATTATTTCCTCCTGATTCTTTTGCTTTATACATGGCGAGGTCTGCATTTCTCAATAAGTCTTCAACTGTAACTCCATCCTTTGGACAGACGCATATTCCGATACTAGCCGTTGTAATTATTTCTCTTTTGGCAATAACAAGAGGTTCTTTGATAATTGCTAATAATTTTCGTGCAATGCGTGCTATTTGATCACTTTTGGTAATATTTGTGAGAATTAACACGAATTCGTCACCACCCAAACGTACGAGTGTATCAGATTCTCTGGAGTTACTCTTTAAACGCTTTGAAATAATTTTGAGGAGTTCATCTCCAGCTTCATGATTCAAACTATCATTAATTAATTTAAATCGATCCAAATCAAAAAATAAAACAGCCAACTGCGTATTATTGCGTTCACATTGGGAAATTCCTTGCAATAAACGATCCATTAACAGAACACGATTAGGTAAATTTGTTAGGGCATCATGAGTGGCTTGATATTCGAGCTTCGATTCAAGATGAGCGCGACGTGTAATATCATGGAAACTCCAAACGCGCCCAATAGTTTTATCATTTAACTTATGGGGCTGGGAGTATCTCTCATAAATGTTCCCGTTTTTAAGCTTCACCACATCTATGGTAATGGCATCAGGCTTTTCTCTTAATTGTAGGAGTTTAGTATGAAATTCTTCAGGCGATTCCAGTGCATTAATCACATATTCAAGAATTATCTTATTATTTTGTGTCTCCAAGAGAGATTGGGGAAACTGCCACATCTCAATGAGTTTATTGTTGTAATCTACAATTGATTCATTTTTATCAAGGACAAGAATGGCATCCGTTGACGATTCCAACGTTGCTCGAATTAATGAAAGAGATTGTTGCAAAGAATCAGAACGTTCATCGACAGCTTTTTCTAGGTATTTAGTATAGATCCTCGATTCTTGTGTAAGTTGCCATTTTTTAGTCAAGGCACACGCAAGTTGACGTACAGCTATATTATCGAATGGTTTTTTAAGAATTAAGAGATTATCGTTTGTTCCCAATTCACGAACGGTATCTTCCCAAGTGTAATCTGAATAAGCTGAGCATATCACGATTTGGATATCTCGATCCAATTCCCAAATATGTTTAATCGTTTCTATTCCGTCCCATCCTGGAGGCATACGAATATCAACAAAAGCAAGTGAATAAGGATTTCCTTCTTTTAATGCCCTATTGATGTATTCCACGCCTTCTTGCCCTTGCGAAACTGTATCAATTTCAAATAAGGGGAGCGAAATTTTTTGGCCTGTCGTCTTTTCCTGGCTATCATCAAAAATTTGTTTCTCTAAAGAATCCAATTGAGTATTTTCACGATTTGACGTCAAAATTTTAATAAAATCGCGATGAATTTCGGGGTTATCATCAATGATTAATATTCTTAAGTGCTTTTCTTGAGCCATTTCAGAATCACTTTTTCCATGAATTCAATGGATTAATGTTTTTTAAATAATATTAGCTAGTTAGATTAATCTTTAAAGGTAAAGTAAGAGTAAAAATAGCGCCCATCCCTACTCCCTCACTATATGCAGTTAAATCACCGCCCATCTCTCTGGCTTTTAAGACTGAATTGTGTAAACCAAATCCATGCCCGTGTTTTTTGGTCGTAAATCCGAAAGTGAATAATTTAGATAAATTCTCTTTTGTGACACCCATTCCATTGTCTTGAATAACTAAGTTTACATATTGATGATCTTCAGAAGGATGGATTCCTATATATATTTCTTTTTCTTTAGGAGGAGTATTCGTATTTACGGCATCTTGCGCATTGCCAATCAAATTTACAAGGATTTGCATTAGATCTGTTTTATCTGTGTATATAAAAGGATTTTCTCTAAATTCTTTTATGAGCTTAATGCCTTTCTTATTAAAGGCGCTTCCTGTAATTTGTAGCGATGTTTCAACAATTTCCGGTAAGAAAACTTTTTCTTTAACTTGCGAAACTTTGCTAAAAGATTGCTGAGCTACAACAATTTCTTTGATATGCTTAATATGCGTCGTCAAATTTTCAACTTCTTTAACAAGGTCTGAATGATTTTTTTCCAAAAGCTCTTTAAGAGCCGAAAAATACTCAGGAATAAGCTTACCCTTAGGATCATGAGTGAAATAATCCTTAAGGTTATGTTGATTTTTCTTAACCAAATCAAGGGCAATAAAGAGTTTTTTATAATGAGGTTTCATTATACTTTCACTCAATAAATTAACTGAAACATTCGCACTATTGAGTATATTGCCGACATTGTGAAGAATTGAAGTTGCAACTTCAGCCATACCAGCGTGTTTTGCAGATACAACGAGTTGTTGATTCAATTCAAACACTTTATTTTCAGCTATTTTTCTCTTGCTAATATCCATAGAAATGCCATTTAAAACAAGATGGTTATTGGCTTTAACATGGGCAATAGATCCTTTCAGATAATACCATCCATACTTTTTATTTTTTTGAAAGATGCGCACTTCCTTTTCAAACTCAGCACCTGCTCCATGACTGAAAAGCTGATCCACTGTTTTTTCAAGAAAATCTCTGTCTTCTTCATGTATGTATTTGAGAAAATTTGCATAAGTAGGAGGAGCCTCTGAGACA
The sequence above is drawn from the Candidatus Nucleicultrix amoebiphila FS5 genome and encodes:
- a CDS encoding GGDEF domain-containing protein, translating into MTRKNFLIPNIIFDLGQCPIFDHVSNGVVITDQNSTILYTNPAFTRITGYSKQEAKGNNPGLLHSGKHDKKFYQDMWGQITKKGYWEGEIWNRRKSGEIYPEFLTISTVPQEKKKFYYVAIFSDISFLKEDSKKKLHLAFYDPLTKLPNRTLYLDRIKNIIEESKNNKKNKIAIFYMDLDKFKSVNDTYGHYVGDLLLHNIGKRLMSLVRAGDTIARIGGDEFTAILKIEDDTFSASDLAYRILENIEKPFIIEKHKIGISISIGYCFFPKDAKTIEELIKKADKAMYTAKKTGKKVVSYSSIK
- a CDS encoding hybrid sensor histidine kinase/response regulator — its product is MPFISVSFSLLTIFTGVIVMIGWYTNNILLMQIKASYIAMTTNTALLFIFSGIALLALNRNWKYISFSCAVLIGLFSTVILSQYIFNINLGIDQLLIEPYNTTATQYPGRLAPETCLAFILFSLTLIILQGYQRFKISLLFPIFLNLFVFIIGFATFLGYLIGITVVYRYLGMALPTVLGLIFLSIGTRAYIEYVARTKNLNVFRYYSLEGGIAFFVTTILLLSGILSTEQKYIHEKIDTDAKIIRIFVEDKINTTLSALQKINQKVATVSSISPQSLLNTIEIVLESFPRFEDIAWIKSKEGTLDITLHSFLSKENLQEIKNRLDVLSASATTLSNAPQFLGSLKISQEEQALLIGMPITIENKNQGFVIATFTLKQLYSNLLEKNYNDYDVALYEGKNLIYSNFESGQTSALEKRSFKLALHDPNLSFFLEIGKRQHRVSIFATPLTKITILFGLMISCFVSWALYLLYIIIAKTRSLESIQKNLMLAQKVAKMGSWTWDLTTNTIWCSEEVRSILKLEVNSQLKTPSDLFLKIAPSDQNNLHRSLTALRSGKPILSEIYSLKNNGGLSRYILLEAGVVKSINHVPLEISGIVQDVTERKELEQNYLQLQKMDLLGQLTGGIAHDFNNILMVIQGNLDLLQTEFAEGSFEKQRLKAAANAVTRGASLTRGLLTFAKKQPIKPSILNIKTFFSNITLLLKPVLGVNIEIRSMIEDDVWKIWVDPSLLETAIINLALNARDAMDNKGTLTFQVSNIVIKEDRGNNGFRVQKGEYVTISVIDTGKGIPQEMISKIFEPFFTTKEVGKGTGLGLSMVYGFVQQSQGVIHVESTVGEGTTVTLYFHKMESNMETAEEEDAIDFSNFKGHETILIVEDEENVRVVAVHLLKKHGYKVLEAQSGEEALSIMKKTPNIDLLFTDIVMPGELNGVDLADKATKLLPSLKIIFTTGFPKAALLNGRNEVVIAKPYKFSTLLASIRDIFTKS
- a CDS encoding EAL domain-containing response regulator — encoded protein: MHIPSLLIVDDDFQIIELLQVAAERMGYKVYATYTASGFKELYPTVTPHLIFIDLKLGDHNGIELLEFLILEKCSTPIILMSGQDEKVLHIAKHLGDTRGLSISGILHKPFNLKDFVELIEKAKKDSRFPDTESIKNAVEQNEMFVAYQPKISIQSGKFIGVETLLRWTPFNKDFISPSIFIPIAEEEGFIKELTFFMLDNAFKDYALWRQEEMYSLAINISLPVLNDSLFLEQLHEKIKAYKISPNEICLEITESYGITEDSISKLSILTKLRIQGFKIALDDFGTGYSSLLTLHRVPFTEIKIDKSFILDLFSNSESLVITKAIINLSHALGLKVVAEGIESFEVYKKLKELGCDEGQGYYFSNALSVEDLQDWINTHLDKNQKFKFGS
- a CDS encoding alanyl-tRNA editing protein yields the protein MRKVFWENPYQKVLNTKVTSVTGNKILLAETIAFSFSGGQESDQTFINGLSVLDSVIEDKLIFYVLEEGHGLNPGDGVLMEINWPRRYKLMRLHFAAELVLELVTRKLALEKIGAHIGEDKARIDFVYDKNISTIFAEILNEYKSIIAKDALIKTGFSDIESQRRFWEIEGFSKVPCGGTHVKSTAEVGGITLKRKNIGAFKERIEISLIQP
- a CDS encoding class I SAM-dependent RNA methyltransferase; this translates as MKNRVEKILTIESLGHHGDGVARLDQKMIAVPYTLPGEEVRVEIVDHGQTRANLLDIIKASPLRIPPSCPYFTVCGGCSLQHLDRESYRDFKANKIIGALNQQGFQNITMNSIVYIPPNSRRRVSLKAHKTKSTVLLGYYKRESHDIVSIDCCPLVTPSIETLITPLKSFCQKFFYKQEKAEILITDTQSGLDLIFKFKAPRELELHEREMLVEFARSQNLARLSIKSEDTQETVVCFRQPQVSFDQVMVDVEADSFLQVSELIDETLAKIIQAEIKSPCKRAADLFCGRGTLSLPLARFCPVDAYEMDPKALIALRKAIQASKRPIHIFERNLFTNPLKEKELSGYDCVVLDPPRVGAFSQCKVLAKSNVPLVIMISCNPASFARDARELVLGGYQMGPITPLDQFLWSSHIELTASFRK
- a CDS encoding EAL domain-containing protein; its protein translation is MAQEKHLRILIIDDNPEIHRDFIKILTSNRENTQLDSLEKQIFDDSQEKTTGQKISLPLFEIDTVSQGQEGVEYINRALKEGNPYSLAFVDIRMPPGWDGIETIKHIWELDRDIQIVICSAYSDYTWEDTVRELGTNDNLLILKKPFDNIAVRQLACALTKKWQLTQESRIYTKYLEKAVDERSDSLQQSLSLIRATLESSTDAILVLDKNESIVDYNNKLIEMWQFPQSLLETQNNKIILEYVINALESPEEFHTKLLQLREKPDAITIDVVKLKNGNIYERYSQPHKLNDKTIGRVWSFHDITRRAHLESKLEYQATHDALTNLPNRVLLMDRLLQGISQCERNNTQLAVLFFDLDRFKLINDSLNHEAGDELLKIISKRLKSNSRESDTLVRLGGDEFVLILTNITKSDQIARIARKLLAIIKEPLVIAKREIITTASIGICVCPKDGVTVEDLLRNADLAMYKAKESGGNNFQFYTPELNQQSLLRFERETELRHAIQNDEFFLCYQPQLNLETNVISGVEALIRWNHPKYGLMLPIDFIPFAEETGLIIPIGEWVLRTACKQNKAWQDQGYPKIYIAVNVANQQFRQPNFVSFIKSILEETGLEPQYLEIELTENIIIGNIDEINKIEEIKNYGIRIALDDFGTGTNTLNYLRKIPVDRLKIDQSFVHNIGQNRNDDVLIRAIISMANSLDLEVVAEGVETSTHLNFLKQQECQQAQGYYFSKPLIKEDIERYFKENIRVKSLSAVS
- a CDS encoding sensor histidine kinase, yielding MDLHKLLSRQMNRIGISMDVPQNSESWHQFIKSINNVYVEMDQERYTLERSMEISSRELIDTNEKLENAQHIAHLGYWVYDRDADMIIWSKEIYRMVGLDVSEAPPTYANFLKYIHEEDRDFLEKTVDQLFSHGAGAEFEKEVRIFQKNKKYGWYYLKGSIAHVKANNHLVLNGISMDISKRKIAENKVFELNQQLVVSAKHAGMAEVATSILHNVGNILNSANVSVNLLSESIMKPHYKKLFIALDLVKKNQHNLKDYFTHDPKGKLIPEYFSALKELLEKNHSDLVKEVENLTTHIKHIKEIVVAQQSFSKVSQVKEKVFLPEIVETSLQITGSAFNKKGIKLIKEFRENPFIYTDKTDLMQILVNLIGNAQDAVNTNTPPKEKEIYIGIHPSEDHQYVNLVIQDNGMGVTKENLSKLFTFGFTTKKHGHGFGLHNSVLKAREMGGDLTAYSEGVGMGAIFTLTLPLKINLTS